A stretch of the Methylacidiphilum caldifontis genome encodes the following:
- the cas2 gene encoding CRISPR-associated endonuclease Cas2, giving the protein MFVVVSYDIKDDRRRGRIFRTLKNFGQWVQFSVFECDIEKGDYLRMRDMLEKHINLQEGDSIRFYFLCEEDIRKIERIGGIQPMSEEAIIL; this is encoded by the coding sequence ATGTTTGTCGTCGTATCCTATGACATAAAAGACGACCGTCGTAGAGGAAGAATTTTTAGAACCTTAAAAAACTTCGGGCAGTGGGTTCAGTTTAGCGTGTTTGAGTGCGATATTGAGAAAGGGGATTACCTGAGGATGAGGGATATGCTGGAAAAGCATATAAACCTACAAGAAGGTGACAGTATCAGATTTTATTTTCTATGTGAAGAAGACATTCGGAAGATCGAGAGGATAGGTGGTATTCAACCTATGTCTGAAGAAGCAATTATATTATAA
- the cas1d gene encoding type I-D CRISPR-associated endonuclease Cas1d yields MDERLKVTIEKETVIDVPLIKIDQVIIWGRVTVTPDTVKSLLEHKIEIVYLTTYGKYVGRIQPEFSKNSILRKAQYRASEDKSKATCLCRSLVYGKLSNMRTILLRGERFNGLEGKTEEAIERIRITIAKLKDAASVDEIRGYEGAGSAAYFSVFGELIKADGFSFEGREKRPPTDPLNALLSLGYVLLTNDMHTACSIVGFDPYIGFLHSDKHGKPSLALDMVEEFRPVIVDSLVLSLINKRVIQIDDFDVEVGNVYKLKDTAFKKFLQYYEEKKRTEIKHPLFDYKASYMRSFELQARLLGKFVSGEIEEYIPFLIK; encoded by the coding sequence GTGGATGAACGTCTTAAGGTAACAATTGAGAAAGAAACCGTCATAGACGTACCCTTAATAAAGATTGACCAAGTCATAATCTGGGGAAGGGTTACTGTTACCCCTGATACGGTAAAATCCCTTCTTGAACATAAAATTGAGATCGTTTATCTCACGACATATGGAAAATATGTAGGACGAATACAACCAGAGTTTTCAAAGAACTCAATTCTTAGAAAGGCGCAATATAGAGCCTCGGAAGATAAAAGTAAGGCCACATGCCTTTGTAGGTCATTGGTTTATGGTAAGCTCTCCAATATGAGAACTATTCTTCTCAGAGGTGAACGTTTTAATGGACTTGAAGGCAAGACTGAAGAGGCTATTGAGAGAATAAGAATTACAATCGCCAAGCTTAAAGATGCTGCTTCAGTAGATGAAATCCGGGGATATGAAGGAGCAGGAAGCGCTGCATACTTTAGTGTTTTTGGTGAGCTAATTAAAGCTGATGGATTTAGCTTTGAAGGTAGGGAGAAAAGACCTCCAACAGATCCACTAAATGCCCTTCTTTCACTAGGTTATGTTCTTCTTACAAATGATATGCATACAGCCTGTAGCATTGTTGGGTTTGATCCCTATATCGGGTTTCTTCATTCGGATAAACACGGAAAACCGTCTCTTGCCCTAGATATGGTTGAGGAGTTTAGACCTGTGATAGTAGATTCCCTCGTGCTTTCCCTCATAAACAAGAGAGTCATACAGATTGACGATTTTGATGTAGAAGTCGGGAATGTTTATAAATTAAAAGACACTGCATTTAAAAAATTCCTACAATATTACGAAGAGAAAAAGAGAACCGAGATAAAACATCCTCTTTTTGACTACAAAGCATCCTATATGAGAAGCTTTGAGCTTCAAGCAAGGCTTCTTGGAAAGTTCGTATCAGGAGAGATTGAGGAGTATATACCTTTTCTAATTAAGTGA
- the cas4 gene encoding CRISPR-associated protein Cas4 — MINDSVPNDKITGPTVNDHICISALNHYEYCPTRCYWIYVTGEFLDNEYTIEGELIHENVHKTMKTTRGDLVQLRKVLIYSRKYALLGFADLIEENSGDIYPVEYKRGRRGDWKNDKLQLCAQALCLEEMLDETVDHISFLDKRNLMVQRPVTRIPKGFIYYASTGRRVEVVLDDELRKYTIETIERVRQLMRDAVKPLAVYKNQCRGCSLYPVCLPKEEKKTKKVKLDFYR, encoded by the coding sequence ATGATTAATGACTCAGTCCCAAACGATAAAATCACAGGGCCAACGGTTAATGACCATATCTGCATTTCAGCCCTTAATCACTATGAATATTGTCCAACAAGATGTTACTGGATCTATGTAACGGGTGAGTTTCTGGATAACGAATATACGATTGAAGGAGAATTAATCCACGAAAACGTCCATAAAACAATGAAAACCACTAGGGGTGACCTAGTTCAACTAAGGAAGGTTCTTATATATTCCAGAAAATACGCCCTTCTAGGATTTGCCGATCTCATTGAGGAAAACTCGGGAGATATCTATCCCGTCGAATACAAGAGGGGAAGGCGTGGAGACTGGAAAAACGACAAGCTTCAGCTTTGCGCTCAAGCTCTTTGTCTTGAGGAAATGCTCGATGAGACAGTCGATCATATTTCGTTTTTGGATAAAAGAAATCTAATGGTACAAAGACCTGTTACCAGAATCCCAAAGGGATTCATCTACTATGCCTCGACAGGAAGGAGAGTAGAGGTGGTTCTTGATGACGAGTTAAGAAAATACACAATTGAGACCATAGAGAGGGTAAGGCAACTTATGAGGGATGCTGTCAAACCCCTTGCTGTCTACAAGAATCAGTGTAGAGGTTGCAGTCTCTATCCAGTGTGCCTTCCAAAGGAAGAAAAGAAGACAAAGAAGGTCAAACTGGATTTTTATCGATAG
- the cas6 gene encoding CRISPR-associated endoribonuclease Cas6, translating into MPYAITLKCYIKSSKGSDDVRGDHLHAAFFNILSEGSEEISRKLHSEEGRKAFTVSPLFYKGSMVFSLSSLDKKDLKTKDQQLRDGDQVWFRVTLLDDSVFPVFSLRFLENPNPEIRLGLVELLVREVKVTTGKEAQWNGFSNYKKLYESAEPLDEMTLQFATPTSFKQGDKNTLFPIPELVFKGYIVKWNKYSGITIDDSLINHIEDSVILSQYDLKTLPFLEGKTITPGFVGTCRFKIKNRDKEFLKIINLLADFSFFAGTGKKTTHGMGMTRRIINH; encoded by the coding sequence ATGCCCTACGCAATAACTCTCAAATGTTATATTAAATCCTCTAAAGGTTCCGACGATGTCCGTGGAGATCACCTTCACGCAGCATTTTTTAATATCCTTTCTGAGGGTAGTGAAGAGATATCTAGGAAACTACATAGCGAAGAAGGAAGAAAGGCGTTTACCGTATCACCACTTTTCTATAAAGGGTCGATGGTCTTTAGTCTGTCGTCTTTAGACAAGAAAGATCTAAAGACTAAAGATCAGCAACTAAGAGATGGAGATCAGGTTTGGTTTCGGGTAACCCTCCTTGATGATTCAGTGTTCCCAGTATTTAGTCTACGCTTTCTTGAAAATCCTAATCCAGAAATTAGGCTTGGATTAGTTGAGCTCCTGGTTAGGGAGGTCAAAGTAACAACTGGAAAGGAGGCTCAGTGGAATGGATTCTCGAATTACAAAAAACTTTACGAATCAGCTGAGCCTTTAGATGAGATGACACTTCAATTTGCAACACCAACTTCCTTTAAACAGGGAGATAAAAACACCCTTTTCCCAATTCCAGAACTTGTCTTTAAGGGTTATATAGTGAAATGGAATAAATATTCGGGGATAACAATTGATGATTCCCTTATCAATCATATTGAAGACTCAGTTATCTTATCACAATATGACCTAAAAACCTTACCCTTTTTAGAAGGAAAAACCATAACTCCGGGATTTGTTGGAACCTGCAGGTTTAAAATTAAAAATAGGGATAAGGAATTTTTAAAAATTATTAATCTCCTTGCTGACTTTTCATTCTTTGCCGGCACTGGGAAAAAAACAACACATGGTATGGGTATGACAAGAAGGATAATTAATCATTAA